From Haloterrigena alkaliphila, one genomic window encodes:
- a CDS encoding PadR family transcriptional regulator, with protein MHDLTGFQRDLLYVIAGADQPSGQTVKDEVEKYYSSEINHGRLYPNLDTLVNKELVEKGQLDRRTNYYAITETGRERIDERRRWEEQYVDF; from the coding sequence ATGCACGATCTGACCGGCTTTCAACGAGACCTGCTGTACGTGATCGCAGGTGCCGATCAACCGTCGGGGCAGACCGTCAAGGACGAAGTCGAGAAGTACTATAGCTCCGAGATCAATCACGGTCGTCTGTATCCGAATCTCGACACCCTCGTCAACAAGGAGCTGGTCGAGAAAGGACAGCTTGATAGACGGACGAACTACTACGCGATCACCGAGACCGGTCGGGAACGAATCGACGAGCGTCGCAGGTGGGAAGAGCAGTACGTCGATTTCTGA
- a CDS encoding winged helix-turn-helix domain-containing protein produces MSMQASNKRSESTTDPAAQLDVLGDECARMILVATSDGPKTAKELTKRTDSSSATVYRRINNLLESGLLSECVRFDDDGSHTTAYEATIETLQVQIQSDGIDVSMSTADD; encoded by the coding sequence ATGTCAATGCAAGCGAGTAACAAACGATCGGAATCGACGACTGACCCGGCCGCCCAGCTCGACGTCCTCGGCGACGAATGCGCTCGAATGATCCTGGTCGCGACGAGCGACGGACCGAAGACGGCGAAAGAATTGACGAAGCGAACGGACAGTTCGTCGGCGACGGTGTATCGCCGAATCAACAACCTCCTCGAAAGCGGCCTCCTCTCGGAGTGCGTCCGGTTCGACGACGACGGCTCGCACACGACGGCCTACGAGGCGACGATCGAGACGCTCCAGGTGCAGATTCAGTCCGACGGGATCGACGTCTCGATGTCGACGGCCGACGACTGA
- a CDS encoding DUF7344 domain-containing protein, producing the protein MSEHNLTQAKLFDVFSNARRRRTVQYLTHQGGACDLAPLVEQVAAWENDIDPDEVTRTQRRRVYISLYQTHLPMLEEHEIVDWDPDDHTIELIPHEEVFEPYLDHRLENQRSWHHLYMAVTALGVLALGVSWLSVGPLTTTVAPVVALVLCLLVLAVSVVQHVSRRPDLELPFGITG; encoded by the coding sequence ATGTCTGAACACAATCTGACCCAGGCCAAACTGTTCGACGTTTTCAGTAACGCCCGTAGAAGACGAACCGTCCAGTATCTCACCCACCAGGGCGGCGCCTGCGATCTCGCACCCCTCGTCGAGCAGGTCGCCGCCTGGGAGAACGACATCGACCCCGACGAGGTAACGCGCACGCAGCGCCGGCGGGTGTACATCTCCCTGTACCAGACCCACCTGCCGATGCTCGAAGAGCACGAGATCGTCGACTGGGACCCGGACGACCACACCATCGAACTCATCCCCCACGAGGAGGTCTTCGAGCCGTACCTCGATCACCGACTCGAGAATCAGCGCTCGTGGCACCACCTCTACATGGCGGTGACGGCGCTGGGGGTCCTCGCACTCGGCGTCTCGTGGCTGTCGGTCGGTCCCCTGACGACGACCGTCGCCCCGGTCGTCGCCCTGGTCCTCTGTCTCCTCGTCCTGGCCGTCTCGGTCGTCCAGCACGTCTCGCGGCGCCCCGATCTCGAGCTTCCCTTCGGTATTACGGGGTAA
- a CDS encoding DUF1616 domain-containing protein, producing MSHGTSTQTRLGVVRQYPFDLAVVSAAAILAYAITTSLQAGSVLRLLATFPVVLFLPGYALVSVLFPASERTPQKPAAWIDAHSRGIDVVERLGLSVALSLTLVPIVGIALPFTQWGLTTGSIAATLCVVTVVLAQFGAVRRLRTPISERFIVSPLESVTQLRQGTDDVATASSIVLVLAIGLAASALLLGFLVPPSTGGYSELALYSETDGGELVTGNITDEVAPGESVPVTVSIKNEEGTETDYTVVVQEQVVEDGTIVERTRLDTLETTLADDTTGTGELEITPTAGDDETVRIAVLLFKGDVPDEPTTEAAEEDTYFWVTIED from the coding sequence ATGAGTCACGGAACGAGTACCCAGACGAGACTCGGCGTCGTTCGGCAGTATCCGTTCGACCTCGCCGTCGTCTCGGCCGCCGCAATACTGGCCTACGCGATCACGACGTCCTTGCAGGCGGGGAGCGTTCTGCGGCTCCTCGCGACCTTCCCGGTGGTGCTGTTCCTTCCGGGGTACGCGCTCGTCTCCGTCCTGTTTCCGGCGAGCGAACGGACGCCGCAGAAACCGGCCGCGTGGATCGATGCACACTCCCGCGGAATCGACGTCGTCGAACGGCTCGGACTCTCCGTCGCGCTCTCGCTGACGCTCGTCCCGATAGTCGGGATCGCGCTGCCGTTTACGCAGTGGGGGTTGACGACCGGGTCGATTGCAGCGACGCTCTGCGTCGTCACCGTCGTACTCGCGCAGTTCGGCGCCGTTAGACGCCTCCGGACGCCGATATCCGAGCGATTCATCGTCTCGCCGCTCGAGTCGGTGACGCAACTGCGGCAGGGGACCGACGACGTTGCGACGGCCTCCTCGATCGTCCTCGTCCTCGCGATCGGACTGGCTGCCAGCGCGCTCCTCCTCGGATTTCTCGTCCCGCCCTCGACCGGCGGCTACTCCGAGCTGGCGCTGTACAGCGAGACCGACGGCGGCGAACTCGTCACCGGCAACATCACTGACGAAGTCGCACCGGGCGAGTCCGTCCCGGTCACCGTCTCGATCAAAAACGAAGAGGGGACGGAAACCGACTACACGGTCGTCGTCCAGGAGCAAGTCGTCGAGGACGGAACCATCGTCGAGCGGACCCGACTCGACACGCTCGAGACGACCCTCGCCGACGACACGACCGGAACCGGCGAACTCGAGATAACCCCGACGGCCGGGGACGACGAGACCGTCCGGATCGCCGTGCTCCTGTTCAAGGGCGACGTGCCGGACGAACCGACGACCGAGGCCGCCGAAGAAGACACGTACTTCTGGGTGACCATCGAGGACTGA
- a CDS encoding Gfo/Idh/MocA family protein, with the protein MTQTQRIRAGVIGVGSMGENHARVYSELRDVELAGISDRDETVARRVADEYETEPVEFDRLLDRCDVVTVAVPTPVHEDVVTDCLDAGVHVLVEKPIAETVEQGRAMAERARANDLVLQVGHIERFNPAVRTVTDLIDDLDVISVEAERLGPPIDRSTGDVVSDLMVHDIDIVGSMLDAQPDTVTAMGTENGQYATATMKYGDVVASLTASRVTQKKVRKLTVTARECLVEVDYLEQSVLIHRDSYPEYLTDDGQNRYRHESVVERPRVDNGEPLRHELEAFVEAARTGSEPVVTAEDGIEALETVQTIGALIDDENRKREVEAR; encoded by the coding sequence ATGACCCAGACACAACGGATCCGGGCCGGCGTCATCGGCGTCGGTTCCATGGGCGAGAACCACGCGCGCGTGTACAGTGAATTACGAGATGTCGAACTCGCGGGCATCAGCGACCGCGACGAGACGGTCGCACGGCGAGTCGCCGACGAGTACGAAACCGAACCCGTCGAGTTCGATCGGCTCCTCGATCGGTGCGACGTCGTCACCGTCGCCGTGCCGACGCCGGTACACGAGGACGTGGTAACGGACTGCCTCGATGCGGGCGTCCACGTCCTCGTCGAGAAGCCGATCGCCGAGACGGTCGAGCAGGGACGGGCGATGGCCGAGCGAGCGCGGGCGAACGATCTCGTCTTGCAGGTCGGCCACATCGAGCGGTTCAACCCGGCCGTGCGAACGGTCACCGACCTGATCGACGACCTGGACGTCATCAGCGTCGAGGCCGAACGGCTGGGCCCGCCGATCGACCGATCGACTGGCGACGTCGTCTCGGACCTGATGGTCCACGACATCGACATCGTCGGCTCGATGCTCGACGCCCAGCCCGACACCGTGACCGCGATGGGCACCGAGAACGGCCAGTACGCGACGGCGACGATGAAGTACGGCGACGTCGTCGCGTCGTTGACCGCGAGCCGGGTCACCCAGAAGAAGGTCCGGAAGCTGACCGTCACGGCCCGGGAGTGTCTCGTCGAGGTCGACTACCTCGAGCAGTCCGTGCTGATCCACCGCGACTCCTACCCGGAGTACCTCACGGACGACGGCCAGAACCGGTACCGCCACGAGAGCGTCGTCGAACGGCCCCGCGTCGACAACGGGGAGCCGCTGCGCCACGAACTCGAGGCGTTCGTCGAGGCCGCCCGTACCGGGTCGGAGCCGGTCGTCACCGCCGAGGACGGCATCGAGGCCCTCGAGACGGTGCAGACGATCGGTGCGCTGATCGACGACGAAAATCGAAAACGGGAGGTGGAGGCCCGATGA
- a CDS encoding acyltransferase, with the protein MSEFVSGADCTVDEGATVGYGEFDEPTRVGDGATIRAGSIVYGDVTIGDELTTGHDVLIREGTTMGDDVLVGTKTVIDGQTTIGSHVSLQTNVYIPTETTIGDNVFIGPSAALTNDEYPIRTDTGLEGPTIEDGASVGANATLLPGVTVGENAFVAAGAVVTEDVPPDTLAVGTPATVQTLPKPLEGANQIA; encoded by the coding sequence GTGAGCGAGTTCGTCTCCGGCGCCGACTGCACGGTCGACGAGGGAGCCACCGTCGGCTACGGCGAGTTCGACGAGCCGACACGAGTCGGCGACGGCGCGACGATCAGAGCCGGATCGATCGTCTACGGCGACGTGACGATCGGCGACGAGCTGACGACGGGCCACGACGTCCTGATCCGGGAAGGGACGACGATGGGTGACGACGTCCTCGTCGGAACCAAGACCGTCATCGACGGCCAGACGACGATCGGTTCGCACGTCAGTCTCCAGACGAACGTCTACATTCCGACCGAGACGACGATCGGGGATAACGTCTTCATCGGGCCGAGCGCGGCGTTGACCAACGACGAGTACCCGATCAGGACGGACACCGGCCTCGAGGGGCCGACGATCGAGGACGGCGCCTCCGTCGGCGCGAACGCGACGCTGCTGCCCGGCGTCACCGTCGGCGAGAACGCCTTCGTCGCGGCCGGTGCGGTCGTGACGGAGGACGTCCCGCCGGACACGCTCGCCGTCGGCACGCCGGCGACGGTCCAGACGCTTCCGAAACCGCTCGAGGGTGCAAATCAGATCGCATGA
- a CDS encoding DegT/DnrJ/EryC1/StrS family aminotransferase has translation MTDPNPDTERSSDAEPVAEPDGGVAEADQSGDGATDEPASGGVSIADPELSDDATDRVQSVLESGMLADGPEVREFEAAFAAYCGTERAVATSNGTTALHAALEALGLEEGDAVVTSPFSFVASANAIRLAGGKPVFADVDPETYTIDPDAVERVLEERDDVVGLLPVHLYGLPAEMDRLSTIADEHDLFVLEDACQAHGAAIDGDRVGGFGDAACFSFYPTKNMTTGEGGIVTTDRDDVADRVASFINHGRDVGEGGTYEHVALGHNYRMTSMAAAIGRAQLERLPDFNRARRENAAYYDEELADLPVETPTEPEGYRHVYHQYTIRTDDREALAATLEDRGVDTGVYYETPIHRQPAYETVSTAAASLPNAERAAETVLSLPVHPNLTERDRRTVVEAVQDHFNST, from the coding sequence ATGACGGACCCGAATCCCGATACCGAGCGGAGTAGCGACGCCGAACCGGTCGCCGAACCCGACGGCGGGGTCGCCGAGGCCGATCAGTCGGGCGACGGGGCCACCGACGAACCGGCGAGTGGCGGCGTCTCGATCGCCGATCCCGAACTCAGCGACGACGCGACGGATCGCGTTCAGTCGGTCCTCGAGAGCGGGATGCTCGCCGACGGTCCCGAGGTACGGGAATTCGAGGCGGCGTTCGCCGCCTACTGCGGGACCGAGCGGGCCGTCGCGACGTCCAACGGGACGACCGCCCTCCACGCCGCACTCGAGGCGCTGGGTCTCGAGGAGGGCGACGCGGTCGTGACGTCGCCGTTCTCGTTCGTCGCGAGCGCCAACGCCATCAGGCTCGCCGGCGGCAAACCCGTCTTCGCCGACGTCGATCCGGAGACGTACACGATCGATCCGGACGCGGTCGAACGCGTCCTCGAGGAACGCGACGACGTCGTCGGCCTGCTCCCGGTCCACCTCTACGGACTGCCGGCGGAGATGGACCGCCTCTCGACGATCGCCGACGAGCACGACCTGTTCGTCCTCGAGGACGCCTGTCAGGCCCACGGCGCGGCGATCGACGGCGATCGGGTCGGCGGCTTCGGCGACGCCGCCTGCTTCTCGTTCTACCCGACGAAGAACATGACGACCGGCGAGGGCGGGATCGTCACCACCGACCGCGACGACGTCGCCGATCGGGTTGCGAGTTTCATCAACCACGGTCGGGACGTCGGCGAGGGCGGCACGTACGAGCACGTCGCGCTCGGGCACAACTACCGGATGACGAGCATGGCCGCCGCCATCGGCCGGGCCCAACTCGAGCGCCTGCCCGATTTCAACCGGGCGCGCCGGGAGAACGCGGCCTACTACGACGAGGAACTCGCGGACCTGCCGGTGGAGACGCCGACGGAACCCGAGGGCTACCGCCACGTCTACCACCAGTACACGATCCGGACCGACGACCGGGAGGCGCTGGCGGCGACGCTCGAGGACCGCGGCGTCGACACCGGCGTCTACTACGAGACGCCGATTCACCGCCAGCCGGCATACGAGACGGTGAGTACGGCGGCGGCGTCGCTGCCGAACGCGGAACGGGCGGCCGAGACGGTCCTCTCGCTGCCCGTCCACCCGAACCTCACGGAGCGGGACCGACGAACCGTCGTCGAAGCAGTGCAGGACCACTTCAACTCCACATGA
- a CDS encoding DUF7563 family protein, with product MESSTAGARCRNCGTHVTQQFARVFGDNGDIVHGCPACTTYREMQSGGHLPGE from the coding sequence ATGGAATCGTCGACAGCAGGCGCCCGCTGTCGAAACTGCGGCACGCACGTAACCCAACAGTTTGCGCGCGTTTTCGGCGACAACGGTGACATCGTCCACGGCTGTCCGGCCTGTACGACCTACCGTGAAATGCAGTCCGGCGGTCATCTGCCCGGTGAATAA